The following is a genomic window from Bordetella petrii.
TCGAGGCCTGTGGCGACGCCCCCGACGCCTATGTCATTGGCGGTGCCCAGATCTACGCGCAGGCGCTGCCGCTGGCGGCCCGCGTCATCGCCACCGAAGTGCACGCGCACGTCGAGGGCGATGCCTTCTTTCCCTACCTGCCCTCGTTCGCATGGCGCGAGGCCTCGCGCCAGCCGCAACCCGCCGAGAACGGCTACGACTACGACTTCGTCGTCTACGAACGCCAGGCCTGAGCCGCGCGGCCGGCATCGCGCAAGAAGCTCCACAGCTGCGGCGCCTGCGAATACGCCACGTTAAAGCGTATCCAGGGCACGTCCTGCTCGGCCGGGTCGAAATACGAACCGGGCGCCAGCCAGATGCCGTCGCGCAACGCCAGCTCGGCCAGCGCGTTGGCGCCGCCGGCGTGCCGGGGCAGGCTGGCCCACACGAACAACCCGGCTTGCGGCCGCGTCCACACCCGCATGCCCAGTTCATCCATGCGTTGCCCGACGTGGGCATGGGCCTGCGCCAGGCGCTCGCGCGTGCGCACGATGTGGGCCCGGTAGCGCCCCTCCCGGATCACCTGGTGCACCACCCGCTCCATGATTTCGGGCGAGGTCAGCCCCACGGCCATCTTGGTGCGGGCGATGTCGCGCATCAGGTCGCGATGCGCCGCCACGTAGCCGACCCGCACCGACGGGCTGATCACCTTCGAATAGCCGCCCAGGTACACCACCCGCTGTCCGCCATCCAGCGCGGCCAGCAGCGGCGCGACGCCGGGCATCAGTTCGCGCGAAATATCGTCTTCGACGATCCAGAAATCGTGTTGCTGCGCCGCTTGCAGCACGCGGAACGCGTTGGCCATGCTCATGACCGCGCCCGACGGATTCTGCAGCACGGTATTGACGAACAAGGCGCGCGGCCGGTGGTCGGCCGCCAGGCGATGCAACGCGTCGCAATCCAGGCCGTCGGTCGTGCGCGGCACGCTGACCACGCGCAGGCCGGCCAGGCGCAATAACTGCAGCAGGTTGGCATAGCACGGCTGCTCCACGGCCACGGTATCGCCGGGCCGCAGCAGCGTGCGAATCACCAGGTCCAGCCCATGCGTGACGCCCTGCGTCAGCACGACCTGGTCGGCGGCCACGTCCAGCCCGTGGGCCGCCAGGCCGGCCGCCACGGCTTCGCGCAGCGGCGCATACCCCTGGGGATGCCCATAACCGGCGATGCGCAGGGCCGGCACCCGGCCCAGGTGCCGCAGCGCCTGGTGCAGGCCCTCTTCGTTCAGCCATTCGCCGGGCAACCATCCGCAGCCGGACTTGATGGGAATGGAGTGATCGGCGTAGATATCCGACAGCAGCCAGCCCGCGTTCAAGCGAGGCGGCTGCCAGGCCGCCGGGGCCGGCTCGGCGGCGCGCGCCCGTGCCGCCACCCGGTAGCCCGCCCCTGGCCGGGCCGCCAGCCAGCCTTGGGCCACCAGCCGGCCATAGGCGCCGGCCACGGTAAACGTGCTGACCTCGTAAGTGCGGGCAAACTCGCGCACCGAAGGCACGGCCATGCCTGGCCGCAACACCTGGGCCTGAATCGCGCGCACATAGGCATCGACGATCTGGTCGACCAGCGTGGGGGCATGGTTGCGCGCGCGAACGGGCTGGAAATCGAACATGGCGGATACGGCAGTCAGCAATCAATACAGTATGACGGCTGTTACCTGTACAGTTAGTGAGTTTTACGTAGATTGTATATTTCCAGGCGGGCCGCGCACCGTCAGAATGGCTGTAATCCTGCCGTCAGTGCCGCGCCCGTGCCGTACAGGCCGCGCCCGCCATGCAGGTTCTCCCTGGAGCCCGCACCATGAATGCCCCCACCGGCCTGCCCGACCTGTCCCACCTCTGGATGCCGTTCACCGCCAACCGGCAATTCAAGTCCCAACCCCGCATGCTCGCTGGCGCCAAGGGCATGTACTACACGTCGGTCGACGGCCGCCAGATCCTCGACGGCACCTCGGGCCTGTGGTGCGTCAACGCCGGCCACTGCCGCGAAGAAATCGTCCAGGCCATCGCGCGGCAGGCCGGCTCGCTCGACTACGCGCCGGGCTTCCAGCTGGGCCATCCCCTGGCCTTCGAAGCCGCCTCGGCGGTAGCGGGCCTGATGCCGCAGGGCATGGACCGCATCTTCTTCACCAACTCGGGGTCGGAGTCGGTCGATACGGCGCTGAAAATCGCCCTGGCCTACCACCGCGCCCGCGGCGACGCCCAGCGCACCCGCCTGATCGGCCGCGAACGCGGCTATCACGGCGTGGGTTTCGGCGGCATCTCCGTGGGCGGCATCTCGCCCAACCGCAAGACATTCTCGGGCGCCCTGCTGCCGGCCGTCGACCACCTGCCCCACACCCACAGCCTGGAACACAACGCGTTCTCGAAGGGCCAGCCGGCCTGGGGCGCCCACCTGGCTGACGATCTCGAACGCATCGTGGCGCTGCACGACCCGTCCACCATCGCGGCCGTCATCGTCGAACCCATGGCGGGCTCGACCGGCGTGCTGGTGCCTCCCCAAGGCTATCTCGAGCGCCTGCGCGAAATCACCGCCAAGTACGGCATCCTGCTGATCTTCGACGAAGTCATCACCGGCTACGGGCGGCTGGGCGCCGCCACCGCCAGCGAATTCTTCGGCGTCACGCCCGACCTGATCACCATGGCCAAGGGCATCAGCAACGCCGCGGTGCCGGCGGGCGCGGTGGCGGTCAGGCGCGAAGTGCACGATGCCATCGTCAACGGCGCGCAAGGCGGCATCGAGTTCTTCCACGGCTACACGTACTCGGCGCACCCGCTGGCAGCGGCCGCCATCCTGGCCACGCTCGACCTCTACCGGCGCGAGCAGCTCTTCACGCGCGCGCGCACGCTGGCCCCGGCATTCGAGGCCGCCGCCCACACCCTGAAAGGCGCGCCCAACGTCATCGACGTGCGCAACATCGGCCTGGTGGCCGGCATCGAGCTGGCCCCGCGCGACGGCGCGCCCGGCGCGCGCGCCGCCGAAGCCTTCCAGAAGTGCTTCGACAGCGGCCTGATGGTGCGCTACACGGGCGACACGCTGGCGGTCTCGCCGCCGCTCATTATTGAAGAATCACAAATCGCCGAGATGTTCCAGTCGATCGGCAAGGTACTGAAGGAAATCGCCTGAATCCCATGAAGAAGCTCACTCATTTCATCGCCGGCCAGGCCTGCGAGGGCCGCAGCGGCCGCTACGCCGAAGGCTTCAACCCCGCCACCGGCGAGGTCAGCAGTTCCATCCCGCTGGCCTCGCCCGCCGAGGTCGACGCGGCTGTGGCCGCGGCGCGCGCGGCGTTCCCCGCCTGGTCGGAAATGCCGGCGCTCAAGCGCGCCCGCATCCTGTTCAACTTCAAGACACTGCTCGACAAGCACCAGGACGAACTGGCCGCGCTGATCACCGCCGAACACGGCAAGGTGTTTTCCGACGCCAAGGGCGAAGTGGTGCGCGGCATCGAGGTGGTCGAATTCGCCTGCGCGGCGCCGCAACTGCTCAAAGGCCAGTACACCGACCAGATCGGCGGCGGCATCGACAACTGGAGCATGCGCCAGCCGCTGGGGGTGGTGGCCGGCATCACGCCGTTCAATTTCCCCATGATGGTGCCTTGCTGGATGTTCCCGGTGGCGCTGGCCTGCGGCAACACGTTCATCCTGAAGCCCTCCGAGCGCGACCCGTCGGTATCGTTGCGCCTGGCCGAGCTGCTCACCGAAGCGGGCCTGCCCGACGGCGTGTTCAACGTGGTGCAAGGCGACAAGCAGGCCGTCGACGCGCTGATCGCGCACCCCGACGTCGAAGCGCTGTCGTTCGTCGGCTCGACGCCCATCGCCGAATACATCTACGCCGAAGGCACGCGCCGCGGCAAGCGCGTGCAGGCGCTGGGCGGGGCCAAGAACCACATGGTGGTAATGCCCGACGCCAACCTCGACCAGGTCACCGACGCGCTCATCGGCGCGGCCTACGGGTCGGCCGGCGAACGCTGCATGGCCATTTCGGTCGCCGTGGCGGTGGGCGAAGTGGCCGACACGCTCATCGAACGGCTGACGCCGCGGGTGCGCGCGCTGGTCATCAAGAACGGCATGGAAGCCGATGCCGAGATGGGGCCGCTGGTCACGGCCCAGCACCGCGCCAAGGTGGTCGGCTACATTGAAGACGGCGTGGCCGCCGGCGCGAAGCTGGTGGTCGACGGCCGCGAGCAGGCGTTCGCCGGCAAGGGCTTCTTCCTGGGCGGCACGCTGTTCGACCAGGTCACGCCGCAAATGAACATCTACCGCGAAGAAATTTTCGGCCCGGTGCTGTGCGTGGTGCGCGTGCCCGATTTCGCGGCCGCCGTGGAACTCATCAACGCGCACGAATTCGCCAACGGCGTGGCCTGCTTCACCTCCGACGGCGGCATCGCCCGCGCCTTCGCGCGGCAGATCAAGGTGGGCATGGTGGGCATCAACGTGCCCATCCCGGTGCCCATGGCGTGGCACTCGTTCGGCGGCTGGAAGCGCTCGCTGTTCGGCGACCACCACGCCTACGGCGAAGAAGGAGTGCGGTTCTATACCCGCTACAAGAGCGTCATGCAGCGCTGGCCCGACAGCATCGACAAAGGAGCCGAGTTCACCATGCCGGTGGCCAAGTAGCGGGCCGCTTGCGGGCATCGCCTTATTGCCGTACGCGCATTTCTTCAGCAGAATTCTCCTATCCGGGATTCTTCCACGCGAACGCAAGCTCCTAAAGGGGATCACTCCGATGCGCATCGGGATAGGCGGGTTCCAGCACGAAACCAACACCTTCGCGCCATCGCGCGCCACTTGGGAAGAATTCGCCGACAAAGGCGGCGGATGGCCCAAGCTGGTGTCGGGGCCCGCCATGTTCGAGGCCGTGGCGGGCGCCAACATCCCCATCGCCGGCTTCATCGACGCCATGCGCGAACACACCCTGGTGCCCACCACCTGGGCGGCGGCCAGTCCTTCTGGCCACGTCACGCGCGACGCCTACGAGCGCATCAGCGGCATGATCCTCGACGGCTTGCGCCAGGCCCTGCCGCTGGACGCCGTCTATCTCGACCTGCACGGCGCCATGGTGGCCGAGCACCTCGACGACGGCGAAGGTGAACTATTGCGCCGCGTGCGCGCGCTGGTGGGCCCGTCGCTGCCCATCGTCGCCAGTCTCGACCTGCACGCCAACGTCACGCGCACCATGGTGGCGCATGCCGACAGCCTGGTCTGCTACCGTACCTACCCGCACATCGACATGGCCGACACCGGCATGCGCGCGGCGCAGTTGCTCGATCGCCGGCTGCACGGCATGCCACGCCCGTATGTAGCGCTGCGCAGCATCCCCTACCTGATCTCGCTGTGCTGGCAGTCCACCGACATCGAGCCCGCGCGCAGCCTGTATAAACTGCTCGAAGACCTCGAAACGCGCGAAACCGTCATCAGCCTGTCGTTCGCCACCGGCTTCCCGGCCGCCGACTTCCCCGAATGCGCGCCCACGGTCTGGGCCTACAGCGACACCCAGGCCGACGCCGATGCCACGGCCGACGCCATGGCGCGCGCCGTGCTCAACGCCGAAGCCGATTTCGGCGGCAAAATCCACACGCCCGACGAAGCCGTGCAAACCGCCATGGCGATGGCGCGCGACAGCACCAAGCCGGTCATCATCGCCGACGTGCAAGACAACCCCGGCGCCGGCGGCAGCTCCGACACCACCGGCATCCTGCGCGCGCTGCTGCGCCACCGCGCCACCGACGCGGCCCTTGGCCTGATCGTCGATCCGGCCGCCGCGCTGGCGGCCCGCCGGGCGGGCGCCGGCAATACCGTCCGCATCGCACTGGGTGGACACTCGGGTATTCCCGATGACGAGCCGCTCGAAGCCGACTTCCTGGTCGAAAAAATCTCCGATGGCCGCTTCGACACGCATGGCGCGTTCTACCGCGGCTTTCATATGGACCTCGGCCCCAGCGCCTGCCTGCGCCTGGATGGCGTGCGCATCGTGGTGGCCTCGAACAAGGTCCAGATGGCCGACCAGGAAATGTTCCGCTTCGCGGGCATCGAACCCACCCGGCAAGCCATACTGGTGCTCAAGAGCTCGGCGCACTTCCGCGCCGACTTCACTTCCATCGCCCATGCCATCCTGGTCTGCGCGGCGCCCGGCTCGATGTTGATGGATGCGGCTCAACAGCCATGGACACGGCTGCGCCACGGCATCAGAATGGCGCCTTGCGGCCCGGCTTTTTCGGCCCGCCCGGCCAATGCCTGACCCTGGCGCGCCGCGGCAGGCGGCGCGCCGGCTACCACGGCGGCACCACCGCCGTCCTAACGACTGAAAGGGGAATATCCATGCTGAAGCTCGTTCGTGCGGCCCTGTTGGCCGGTGCAGCGCTCGTGGCGGCAGGCGGCGCGCACGCAGAAACCGTCATCCGGGCGGTCATGCATTCGCCATTGCGCCTCACTGACCCCCATGCCACCACCGCGTACATCACCACGTGGCATGGCTACATGATCTACGACACACTGCTGGCCACCGACGCCGACAACAAGGTGCAGCCGCAGATGCTCGAAAAATGGGAAGTCTCGCCCGACGGCAAGACCTACACCATGACCCTGCGCGCCGGCCTCAAGTGGCATGACGGCCAGCCGGTCAAGGCCGAGGACTGCGTCGCCTCCATCAAGCGCTGGGCCGCCGGCGACGGCATGGGCCGCACGCTGCTGAAGTTCACCTCCAGCATCGACGTGGTCGACGACAACACCTTCCGCATCGTCATGACCGAGCCCACCGACCTGGCCCTGCGCGCCCTGTCCAAGCCCACCGGCACGGCGGCCTTCATGATGCCCAAGCGCATCGCCGAGATCCCGGTCGGCAAGCCCATCACCGACATGACTGGCTCGGGCCCCTTCAAGGTGGCCGAATTCAAGCCGGGCGTCACCACGGTGTACGTCAAGAACACCGACTACGTGCCGCGCAAGGAGCCCGCCAGCGGCCTGGCCGGCGGCAAGGTGGTCAACGTCGACAAGGTCGTCTGGAACGTCATGCCCGACGCTCTCACCACCGCCAACGCGCTGATGGGCGGCGAGATCGACTACGTCGAGCAGTTCCCGTACGACCTGCTGCCCATGCTGGACGGCAACGCCGACTTCAAGGTCGAATCGCTCAGCCCGGTCGGCTACTTCACGATGTACCGCTTCAACTTCAAGTATCCGCCCTTCAACAACAAAAAGATCCGCCAGGCCGCCATGTACGCCATCGGCCAGGAAGACGTCATGAAGGCGCTGGTGGGCAATCCCAAGTACTACCAGACCTGCGCCTCGCTGTGGGGCTGCGGCACGCCCTTCGAGAGCGACATCGGCAAGGATGTCGTGGTGCCGTCCAACATCGAGAAGGCCCGCGAGCTGCTGAAGGAAGCCGGCTACGACAACACGCCTATCCTGGTCATGCACGCCACCGATGTCGGCACGCTCAGCCCGCAGCCGGTCGTCATGGCGCAGGCCCTGCGCAAGGCCGGCTTCAACGTCAACCTGGCCGCCATGGACTGGCAGAGCGTGGTGGCGCGCCGCGCCTCCAAGGCCGCTCCCGACGCTGGCGGCTGGAACATCCACAACACCAACTGGTACGCCACCGACATCATGGACCCGGTCCGCTCCGCGCCCGCCTCGGCCAATGGCGACAAGGCCTGGTTCGGCTGGCCCGACTTCCCGCAGATCGAAGCGCTGCGCACCAAGCTGGCCCTGACCTCCGACCCGGCCGAGCAGAAGAAAATCGCCGACGAAGTGCAGCGCATCGGCATCGACGAGGGCCTGTACGTACCGCTCGGCCAGATGTCGGTGCCGACGGCCTACTCGATCAAACTCAGCGGCCTGGTGCACGCCCCCATCATGGCGTTCTGGAACGTCAAGAAAGCGCCCTGATCCTGGCGAGAGGTCCCGATGCTGGCATTCATCCTGCGGCGGCTGCTGGCCACCATCCCCGTGCTGGTGCTGGTGGCCGTGGTCGTCTTCGCGATCCTCCGGCTCAGCCCTGGCGATCCCGCCGTCATCATGGCGGGCGATGGCGCCACGCCCGAGCGCATCGAGCAGATCCGTCAGGTCATGGGGCTCGACCAGCCCCTGTTCAAGCAGTTTTTCCTGTGGGCCGGGCGGCTGGTGCAGGGTGACATCGGCACCTCGCTGATGTCGGGCGTACCGGTGCGCCAGCTCATCGGCCAGCGGCTCGAACCCTCGCTCAGCCTGGCGCTGCTGACCTTGGTGTTCACCCTGGCCGTCGCCATCCCGCTGGGCATCCTGGCCGCCTGGCGCCAGGGGCGGCTGCTCGACCGCATGGTCATGGGTTTTTCGGTGCTGGGCTTCTCGGTACCGGTGTTCGTCACCGCCTACCTGCTCATATGGGCCTTCGCCATCGAACTCGACTGGTTCAAGGTGCAGGGCTACACGCCCCTGTCAGCCGGCTTCTGGCCGTTCCTGCACCGCCTGATCCTGCCGGCCCTGGCGCTGTCCACCATCTACGTGGCGCTTATTGCCCGCATCACCCGCACCAGCGTCATCGAAGTCATGGGCGAAGACTTCATCCGCACCGCGCGCGCCAAGGGCCTGGGCGAAACCGGCGTGCTGCTCGGGCATGCGCTGCGCAACGCCGCCGTGCCCATCGCCACCGTGGTCGGGGTGGGCATCGCCCTGCTCATTAGCGGCGTGGTGGTCACCGAATCGGTCTTCAACATTCCCGGGCTGGGACGGCTGGTGGTCGAAGCCGTGCTGGCGCGCGACTATCCAGTCATCCAGGGGCTGACGCTGTTCTTCGCCTTCGTCTACGTCTTCATCAATCTGGTGGTCGACTGCGCCTACACGCTATTCGACCCGCGCATCAGGTACTGACCATGGCCACGCAATCCGAAGCCATCGCCCAGGCCGCCGACGCGCCTCACGGCGATCCGCGCGCCACCGCCTGGCGCCGCGTGCGCCATTCACTGAAAAGCTGGCCCGTGCTGCTGGCGCTGGTCGTGCTGCTGCTGATCGTGGCCGCGGCGCTGCTCGCGCCGTGGCTGGGCACGGTCAACCCCACGGCGATCGACCCGGGCAACCGCCTGAAGCCGCCCTTCGGCGGCTTTCTGCTGGGCACCGACGCCTTCGGGCGCGACGTCTGGTCGCGCGTGGTGTATGGCGCGCGCGTGTCGCTCACCGCCGGGCTGGGCGCGGCCGTCATCAGCGTGGTGGCGGGCCTGGCCATCGGCCTGGTGGCCGGCTGGTTCCGCTCGCTCGACGGCCCCATCATGCGCGTTATGGACGCCATCATGGCGATTCCCGGCATCCTGCTGGCCATCGCGCTGGTGTCCGTCACCGGGGCCGGCCTGGCCACCGTGCTGGTGGCCATCACCATCCCGGAAATCCCGCGGGTGGTGCGGCTGGTGCGCGGGCAGATCCTCAGCGTGCGCGGCGAACCCTATGTAGAGGCCGCCCTGGCGCTGGGCACGCCGCTGCCGCTGCTGCTATGGCGGCACATGGTGCCCAGTACCGTGGCGCCCCTGACCGTGCAGGGCACCTACGTGTTTGCGTCCGCCATGCTCACCGAAGCCATCCTCAGTTTCCTGGGCGCGGGCATTCCGCCCGAAATCCCTTCCTGGGGCAACATCATGTCCGAAGGCCGCATGTACTTCCGCATGCTGCCGGGCCTGATCCTGTTTCCCGGCCTGTTCCTGTCGCTGACGGTGCTCAGCGTCAATATCCTGGGCGACGCGCTGCGCGATGCGCTCGACCCCAAAATGGTGCGCAGGATCTGACGCCATGGCCTATTCTCCCCATCCTCCCGCCGGCGACACCACCGATGCCGTGCTGGCCATCCGCAACCTGTCGGTCGAAGTGGCGGGCGCCGGCAACCGGGTCGTGCGCAATCTCAGCCTGGACGTCCACGCTGGCGAAACCGTCTGCGTGGTAGGCGAATCGGGCTCGGGCAAGTCGGTCAGCTCGCTGGCCGTCATGGGCCTGCTGCCGCCCGGCGTGCTGCAGCCCAGCGGCGCGGTGCGCGTCGAAGGCGAAGACGTCATCAGCGCCTCGCCGCGGCGCCTGCGCGAACTGCGCGCCACCCGCATGGCCATGGTGTTCCAGGAACCCATGACGGCGCTCAATCCGGTGCATACCGTGGGCCGCCAGGTCGACGAAGTCTTGCGGCTGCACCGCCGCATGGCGCGCGCCGAAAGGCGCGCCAAGGTGCTCGACATGTTCCGCTCGGTGCACCTGCCCGACGTCGAGCGCATCTACGATTCCTATCCGCATCAGTTGTCCGGCGGGCAGCGCCAACGCATTGTCATTGCCATGGCGCTCATTCTGGAACCGCGTCTGCTGATCGCCGACGAGCCCACCACGGCGCTGGATGTCACCACGCAAAAGCAGATCCTCGCGCTCATCAAAGAGCTGCAGGTCAAGCATCGCACGGCCGTGCTGTTCATTACGCACGACTTCGGCGTGGTGGCCGAGATCGCCGACCGCATCGTCGTCATGAACCGTGGCGATCTCATCGAAACCGGCACGCGCGACGACATCCTGGCCCGCCCCCAGCAAAGCTATACGCGCCGCCTGGTGTCGTCGGTGCCCAGCCTGGTGCCGGTGCGTCGCGAAGCGCCGGCCGGCAGCCCCGTGTTGCGCGTGCAGGGTCTGGGCCGCATCTACACCGAAAAGCGGCGCTTATGGGGCGGTGCCGGGCGCACGGTGCAGGCCGCCAGCGACGTCAACCTGGTGTTGCGCAAAGGCGAAATCCTCGGCATCGTGGGCGAATCCGGCTCGGGCAAATCAACCGTGGCGCGCTGCATCCTGCGCCTGATCGAGCCCTCGGCCGGCAGCATGCTGATCGGCGGCGACGACATCTCCACCCTGTCGGGCGCCGAGCTGCGGCCGGTGCGCCGCCGCATCCAGATCGTCTTCCAGGACCCCTACCGCTCGCTCAACCCGCGCCGCAAGGTGGGCGACTCCATCATCGAAGGGCTGCTGAATTTCGGCGAGCCCCGCGAACGCGCGCTGGCGCGGGCCGCCGAAACACTGCGTGTGGTGGGACTGGGCGCCGATGCCATGGAGCGCTATCCGCACCAGTTCTCGGGCGGCCAGCGGCAGCGCATCTGCATCGCGCGCGCCCTGGTCATGGAACCCGAAGTGCTGGTAGCCGACGAAGCCGTGTCGGCGCTCGACGTCTCGGTGCAGGCGCAGGTGCTCGAACTGCTCGAGCAAATCCGCCAGCGCACGGGCGTAGGCGTGCTGTTCATCACGCACGACCTGCGTGTGGCCGCGCAGATCTGCGACACCATCATGGTGATGCAGCGCGGCGCCGTGGTGGAAACGGGCGCCGCCGAGGTGGTGCTGACCCAGCCCACGCACGACTACACCCGCGCCCTGATCGACGCCGCGCCCGGGCGCGGCTGGGACTTCCGCAACTTCAGGCCACTGGCTGACGCCCGCCTTCAAAGCGCGGCGCCTGCATAGTGAATTTTCCAGGTGTCGGGCGCCTTCGGTGCCCGACACCGCCGTATTGAATTGAACCCACTTGGAGCACGACATCATGCGTTGGCTGCTGGCGATGATCAAGCACGAGACCAATACGTTTTCCCCCGTGGCCACGCCGCTGGAACGGTTCTTCCGGGGCAGCCCCGAAATCCTCGCAGGCGAGCGCGCCATCCGCGCCTACGAAAACACCGACAGCGGCCTGGGCGGCTATATTGAAGTCGCGCGCCGCGAAGGCGCCGAGATCGTCGTCCCGGTGGCGGCCGAGTCCTGGCCCAGCGCGCCCACCGACGCCGACACCTACCAGCGCCTGTGCGAACTCGTGCTCGACGAAGTGCGGCGCGGCGGCTACGACGCCATCTTGCTCGACCTGCACGGCGCCATGGTGGCCGAAGGCGTCGAAGACGCCGAAGGCAACCTGCTGCGCCGTCTGCGCGAAATCGACCCCGACACCCCGGTGGGCGTCACGCTCGATATGCACGCCAACGTCTACGACGACATTGTGCGCCACGCCACCGTGGTTACGGGCTTTCACACCTACCCCCACGTCGACATCCGCGCCAGCGGCGTGCGCGCAGCCGAC
Proteins encoded in this region:
- a CDS encoding ABC transporter permease, which translates into the protein MLAFILRRLLATIPVLVLVAVVVFAILRLSPGDPAVIMAGDGATPERIEQIRQVMGLDQPLFKQFFLWAGRLVQGDIGTSLMSGVPVRQLIGQRLEPSLSLALLTLVFTLAVAIPLGILAAWRQGRLLDRMVMGFSVLGFSVPVFVTAYLLIWAFAIELDWFKVQGYTPLSAGFWPFLHRLILPALALSTIYVALIARITRTSVIEVMGEDFIRTARAKGLGETGVLLGHALRNAAVPIATVVGVGIALLISGVVVTESVFNIPGLGRLVVEAVLARDYPVIQGLTLFFAFVYVFINLVVDCAYTLFDPRIRY
- a CDS encoding ABC transporter permease → MATQSEAIAQAADAPHGDPRATAWRRVRHSLKSWPVLLALVVLLLIVAAALLAPWLGTVNPTAIDPGNRLKPPFGGFLLGTDAFGRDVWSRVVYGARVSLTAGLGAAVISVVAGLAIGLVAGWFRSLDGPIMRVMDAIMAIPGILLAIALVSVTGAGLATVLVAITIPEIPRVVRLVRGQILSVRGEPYVEAALALGTPLPLLLWRHMVPSTVAPLTVQGTYVFASAMLTEAILSFLGAGIPPEIPSWGNIMSEGRMYFRMLPGLILFPGLFLSLTVLSVNILGDALRDALDPKMVRRI
- a CDS encoding aspartate aminotransferase family protein, which codes for MNAPTGLPDLSHLWMPFTANRQFKSQPRMLAGAKGMYYTSVDGRQILDGTSGLWCVNAGHCREEIVQAIARQAGSLDYAPGFQLGHPLAFEAASAVAGLMPQGMDRIFFTNSGSESVDTALKIALAYHRARGDAQRTRLIGRERGYHGVGFGGISVGGISPNRKTFSGALLPAVDHLPHTHSLEHNAFSKGQPAWGAHLADDLERIVALHDPSTIAAVIVEPMAGSTGVLVPPQGYLERLREITAKYGILLIFDEVITGYGRLGAATASEFFGVTPDLITMAKGISNAAVPAGAVAVRREVHDAIVNGAQGGIEFFHGYTYSAHPLAAAAILATLDLYRREQLFTRARTLAPAFEAAAHTLKGAPNVIDVRNIGLVAGIELAPRDGAPGARAAEAFQKCFDSGLMVRYTGDTLAVSPPLIIEESQIAEMFQSIGKVLKEIA
- a CDS encoding M81 family metallopeptidase, which produces MRIGIGGFQHETNTFAPSRATWEEFADKGGGWPKLVSGPAMFEAVAGANIPIAGFIDAMREHTLVPTTWAAASPSGHVTRDAYERISGMILDGLRQALPLDAVYLDLHGAMVAEHLDDGEGELLRRVRALVGPSLPIVASLDLHANVTRTMVAHADSLVCYRTYPHIDMADTGMRAAQLLDRRLHGMPRPYVALRSIPYLISLCWQSTDIEPARSLYKLLEDLETRETVISLSFATGFPAADFPECAPTVWAYSDTQADADATADAMARAVLNAEADFGGKIHTPDEAVQTAMAMARDSTKPVIIADVQDNPGAGGSSDTTGILRALLRHRATDAALGLIVDPAAALAARRAGAGNTVRIALGGHSGIPDDEPLEADFLVEKISDGRFDTHGAFYRGFHMDLGPSACLRLDGVRIVVASNKVQMADQEMFRFAGIEPTRQAILVLKSSAHFRADFTSIAHAILVCAAPGSMLMDAAQQPWTRLRHGIRMAPCGPAFSARPANA
- a CDS encoding CoA-acylating methylmalonate-semialdehyde dehydrogenase, with protein sequence MKKLTHFIAGQACEGRSGRYAEGFNPATGEVSSSIPLASPAEVDAAVAAARAAFPAWSEMPALKRARILFNFKTLLDKHQDELAALITAEHGKVFSDAKGEVVRGIEVVEFACAAPQLLKGQYTDQIGGGIDNWSMRQPLGVVAGITPFNFPMMVPCWMFPVALACGNTFILKPSERDPSVSLRLAELLTEAGLPDGVFNVVQGDKQAVDALIAHPDVEALSFVGSTPIAEYIYAEGTRRGKRVQALGGAKNHMVVMPDANLDQVTDALIGAAYGSAGERCMAISVAVAVGEVADTLIERLTPRVRALVIKNGMEADAEMGPLVTAQHRAKVVGYIEDGVAAGAKLVVDGREQAFAGKGFFLGGTLFDQVTPQMNIYREEIFGPVLCVVRVPDFAAAVELINAHEFANGVACFTSDGGIARAFARQIKVGMVGINVPIPVPMAWHSFGGWKRSLFGDHHAYGEEGVRFYTRYKSVMQRWPDSIDKGAEFTMPVAK
- a CDS encoding ABC transporter substrate-binding protein; the protein is MLKLVRAALLAGAALVAAGGAHAETVIRAVMHSPLRLTDPHATTAYITTWHGYMIYDTLLATDADNKVQPQMLEKWEVSPDGKTYTMTLRAGLKWHDGQPVKAEDCVASIKRWAAGDGMGRTLLKFTSSIDVVDDNTFRIVMTEPTDLALRALSKPTGTAAFMMPKRIAEIPVGKPITDMTGSGPFKVAEFKPGVTTVYVKNTDYVPRKEPASGLAGGKVVNVDKVVWNVMPDALTTANALMGGEIDYVEQFPYDLLPMLDGNADFKVESLSPVGYFTMYRFNFKYPPFNNKKIRQAAMYAIGQEDVMKALVGNPKYYQTCASLWGCGTPFESDIGKDVVVPSNIEKARELLKEAGYDNTPILVMHATDVGTLSPQPVVMAQALRKAGFNVNLAAMDWQSVVARRASKAAPDAGGWNIHNTNWYATDIMDPVRSAPASANGDKAWFGWPDFPQIEALRTKLALTSDPAEQKKIADEVQRIGIDEGLYVPLGQMSVPTAYSIKLSGLVHAPIMAFWNVKKAP
- a CDS encoding aminotransferase-like domain-containing protein, whose translation is MFDFQPVRARNHAPTLVDQIVDAYVRAIQAQVLRPGMAVPSVREFARTYEVSTFTVAGAYGRLVAQGWLAARPGAGYRVAARARAAEPAPAAWQPPRLNAGWLLSDIYADHSIPIKSGCGWLPGEWLNEEGLHQALRHLGRVPALRIAGYGHPQGYAPLREAVAAGLAAHGLDVAADQVVLTQGVTHGLDLVIRTLLRPGDTVAVEQPCYANLLQLLRLAGLRVVSVPRTTDGLDCDALHRLAADHRPRALFVNTVLQNPSGAVMSMANAFRVLQAAQQHDFWIVEDDISRELMPGVAPLLAALDGGQRVVYLGGYSKVISPSVRVGYVAAHRDLMRDIARTKMAVGLTSPEIMERVVHQVIREGRYRAHIVRTRERLAQAHAHVGQRMDELGMRVWTRPQAGLFVWASLPRHAGGANALAELALRDGIWLAPGSYFDPAEQDVPWIRFNVAYSQAPQLWSFLRDAGRAAQAWRS